One Armatimonadota bacterium genomic region harbors:
- a CDS encoding extracellular solute-binding protein, translating into MRRILPALVVILVVVLLMGCGKRQATGPSAGQIELEVAVFQGGFGLDFFEYAAHEYEKEHPNVTIKIWGNPRIWEQLRPRFVAGDPPDLTWPGWGMDYWALVMEGEVLEMDKYLDEKAYDRDVKWKDTFVPSLLDKGKYNGHYYIMPYNNNVFGWWYNAGMFEKNGWSPPKTFDELLLLCEKIKRKGIAPITYQGKYPQYMLRGFLIPWAISAGGMQAWKDAQNLKTGAWNGPAFLKAAQMVDQLAKRGYFQTGVNALTHTESQMEFLLGNAAMIPCGTWLGSEMKNQMPQGFRMRYFNPPVLPDGKGDPTVTSTGVETWIVPKKAKHPDEAADFYRFMTSLAMAKEFVREKNTLMSIVGSDEVELPPDLVEPARCMREAADTWDTDYADWYKSLGTETENAMNALLSGKNTPRQCVDRMEAAATKVRNDKSIPKHNLE; encoded by the coding sequence GGGACAGATCGAGTTGGAGGTTGCGGTCTTCCAAGGTGGATTCGGGCTCGACTTCTTCGAGTACGCCGCCCACGAGTATGAAAAGGAGCACCCGAATGTGACCATCAAGATCTGGGGAAACCCGCGAATCTGGGAGCAGCTTCGTCCGCGTTTCGTCGCGGGTGATCCGCCCGACCTTACGTGGCCCGGGTGGGGCATGGACTACTGGGCTCTCGTGATGGAGGGTGAGGTCTTGGAGATGGACAAGTACTTGGACGAGAAGGCGTACGACCGAGACGTGAAGTGGAAGGACACCTTCGTTCCGAGCTTGCTGGACAAGGGAAAATACAACGGGCACTACTACATCATGCCTTACAACAACAACGTCTTCGGTTGGTGGTACAATGCCGGAATGTTCGAGAAGAACGGCTGGTCGCCGCCGAAGACCTTCGACGAGTTGCTCTTGCTGTGCGAGAAGATCAAGCGCAAGGGCATAGCGCCGATCACCTACCAGGGGAAGTATCCTCAGTATATGTTGCGTGGCTTCCTGATCCCATGGGCGATCAGCGCCGGCGGGATGCAGGCATGGAAGGACGCCCAGAACCTGAAGACCGGCGCCTGGAACGGTCCTGCATTCCTCAAGGCAGCGCAGATGGTTGACCAGCTCGCGAAGAGGGGCTACTTCCAGACCGGCGTCAATGCGCTGACGCACACTGAATCGCAGATGGAGTTCCTTCTCGGCAACGCGGCGATGATTCCTTGCGGCACGTGGCTGGGATCGGAGATGAAGAACCAGATGCCCCAGGGCTTCCGGATGCGATACTTCAATCCGCCTGTCCTCCCAGACGGCAAGGGCGACCCGACGGTTACCTCTACCGGTGTTGAGACGTGGATTGTTCCGAAGAAGGCGAAGCATCCCGACGAAGCCGCGGACTTCTATAGATTCATGACGTCGTTGGCGATGGCAAAGGAGTTCGTCCGGGAGAAGAACACGCTCATGTCCATCGTCGGCTCGGACGAGGTTGAACTGCCTCCCGATCTCGTGGAACCGGCGAGGTGCATGCGAGAGGCGGCGGACACATGGGATACCGACTATGCCGATTGGTACAAGTCGCTGGGGACCGAGACCGAGAACGCGATGAACGCGCTACTGAGCGGAAAGAACACGCCGAGACAGTGCGTGGACAGGATGGAAGCAGCGGCGACAAAGGTGCGGAACGACAAGTCCATTCCGAAGCACAATCTTGAATAG